From Echinicola jeungdonensis, the proteins below share one genomic window:
- a CDS encoding M16 family metallopeptidase — MTVVDRSKAPAFQIPEHIALTKPQKRTLKNGVPLYFFPTPAIDAIKIEINTASNKHLVAKEKALVPFFTLHMLMEGTQEKNSEEIDHFFDHYASEIEVISTFEQSGLSLLTTKKHFASVLPVFRSLFTEAVFPEKELEKRKSQKSLTISIQKGQNGARANQLYRKALFGSHHPYGFVAEECDVETVQREDLVDFYHNTLLVTPEIFVTGNLEENEIDQLVKAFEDLPVIQISDTLPDFEVWPEKRLTEIKEKSVQSSIRLGQHLIPKTHEDYHALTVFNTILGGYFGSRLIKNIREEKGHTYGIYSSIGNLQLSDYWVVMADVQKGYAEEVIQEVYKEIERLKNTPVQKDELEIVRNYMIGNFLSSFSNAFDLINRFKSIHQVGLDYDFYETQLAYFRDFKPEEIMEIGQKYFKPENIIEVIVG, encoded by the coding sequence ATGACTGTAGTAGACCGATCAAAAGCTCCGGCTTTTCAGATACCAGAACATATAGCATTAACTAAACCTCAAAAGCGGACCTTGAAAAACGGGGTCCCTTTGTATTTTTTCCCCACCCCGGCCATTGATGCCATCAAAATAGAAATCAATACCGCCTCCAATAAGCATTTGGTTGCAAAAGAAAAAGCACTGGTTCCTTTTTTTACATTGCACATGTTAATGGAAGGGACGCAAGAAAAAAACTCTGAGGAAATAGACCATTTTTTTGATCATTATGCCTCCGAAATTGAGGTCATTTCCACATTTGAACAAAGCGGCCTATCCCTGCTGACTACCAAAAAACACTTTGCATCAGTTTTACCTGTATTCCGTTCACTTTTTACAGAGGCTGTATTTCCTGAAAAAGAACTGGAAAAAAGAAAATCCCAAAAATCCCTAACCATTTCCATTCAAAAAGGACAAAATGGAGCTAGGGCCAACCAATTATACAGGAAAGCGCTCTTTGGTTCCCATCACCCTTATGGGTTTGTGGCAGAAGAATGTGATGTGGAAACCGTCCAAAGGGAAGACCTGGTGGATTTCTACCACAATACCTTATTGGTAACCCCAGAAATATTTGTCACTGGGAATTTGGAGGAAAATGAAATTGATCAATTGGTAAAAGCATTTGAAGATTTGCCGGTCATCCAAATCTCGGACACCTTGCCCGATTTTGAAGTTTGGCCTGAAAAAAGGCTGACCGAAATCAAGGAAAAATCCGTACAATCCAGTATCCGCCTAGGACAACACCTTATTCCGAAAACCCACGAGGATTACCATGCTTTGACGGTCTTTAACACCATTTTAGGAGGTTATTTTGGCAGTCGATTGATCAAGAACATCCGGGAAGAAAAGGGCCATACTTATGGGATTTACAGCTCCATAGGCAACTTGCAACTTTCAGATTATTGGGTGGTCATGGCCGATGTCCAAAAGGGATATGCGGAGGAAGTCATCCAGGAAGTTTACAAAGAAATCGAAAGACTTAAAAACACCCCAGTACAAAAGGATGAACTTGAAATCGTCCGCAATTATATGATCGGCAATTTTTTATCCAGCTTTAGCAATGCCTTTGACCTGATCAACCGCTTCAAGAGCATTCATCAGGTGGGTCTGGATTATGATTTCTATGAAACCCAATTGGCTTATTTCAGGGATTTTAAACCTGAAGAAATTATGGAAATTGGCCAAAAATACTTTAAGCCGGAGAACATTATTGAGGTTATTGTAGGTTAG
- a CDS encoding glycosyltransferase, which yields MDAPLVTVICLCYQQKDFVEEALNSVLEQVYQPIELIVFDNGSGDGSQEQIAQWVEQNGNKIKLTKVFLLPEKINYCKAFNKALKWANGKFVLDLSGDDVLMPQHIGEAVCAFSKQTEAKVYSSNAYLVSADGKVKKTFFPTDENGKVQEWIPEGWIYADVVERYCVCTPTLVFDCGALKKEGGYDESLSYEDFDILVRMARKYRFSFSHYRGVKKRLHPAAYSRKQYQKKQSIILPSTLKVCEKISRLNQNPTENQALISRIYHETKHALFSANFEVSGKFLELAKRQGAKGWKWKLFHVWQKSSLDLSWIYELVKR from the coding sequence ATGGATGCCCCTTTGGTTACTGTAATTTGTCTCTGTTATCAGCAAAAAGATTTTGTGGAGGAAGCCCTAAATTCTGTTTTAGAACAGGTTTATCAACCTATAGAATTGATCGTTTTTGACAATGGAAGTGGGGATGGCAGCCAGGAACAAATCGCACAATGGGTCGAGCAAAATGGTAATAAGATAAAGCTGACAAAGGTGTTTTTGTTGCCTGAGAAAATCAATTATTGTAAAGCATTCAACAAAGCTTTGAAATGGGCAAATGGAAAATTTGTCCTTGATCTTTCAGGAGATGATGTATTGATGCCCCAGCATATTGGGGAAGCGGTATGTGCATTCTCAAAACAGACGGAAGCAAAGGTTTATTCTTCCAATGCTTATTTGGTAAGTGCTGATGGGAAAGTCAAAAAGACTTTCTTTCCAACTGATGAAAACGGAAAGGTTCAGGAATGGATTCCAGAAGGATGGATTTATGCTGATGTGGTGGAGCGATATTGTGTCTGCACGCCCACACTAGTTTTTGATTGCGGAGCTTTAAAAAAGGAGGGAGGCTATGATGAGTCTCTTTCCTATGAGGATTTTGATATTTTGGTCCGGATGGCCAGAAAATACCGGTTTTCCTTCAGCCATTATAGGGGGGTAAAAAAAAGGTTGCATCCGGCGGCATATTCAAGAAAACAATACCAAAAAAAGCAATCCATTATTTTGCCGTCCACTTTAAAAGTGTGCGAAAAAATTTCCCGTCTCAATCAAAACCCAACCGAAAACCAAGCTTTGATTTCCAGGATATATCATGAAACCAAACATGCCCTTTTTTCAGCTAATTTTGAGGTTTCAGGAAAGTTTTTGGAATTGGCCAAAAGGCAAGGAGCAAAAGGTTGGAAATGGAAATTGTTTCATGTTTGGCAAAAGAGTAGCCTGGATCTTTCTTGGATATATGAATTAGTGAAGAGGTGA
- a CDS encoding GNAT family N-acetyltransferase yields the protein MNTEKNYDFLLKEVGQVDHDYFLHDYSPSNGEKYYCAQLFKKQKLKASIYFQFQENGEMTSLKEAPFGGFWVEKKISSESFQFFVEQLLIAIRGLGGRSLEITQAPDPYQPQNPMIHYILNTLGFKMKKMLMHQVFENRKEIKQYLQEKASKNKKKQEKFNLDVEVGPIKNFNFLKDIKWWRTIRDHEYKVDEEKLIQQVSAYPDRYHLVTVEEGGEAVAHVLCVQLTSNSLYYFLPAMNPNNQQTFTGEVAIYSVIQLGDRLGVDFIDLGSSEWQGSANHSLIHFKSKVANNSSNKLTWQIQL from the coding sequence ATGAATACCGAAAAAAACTATGATTTTCTGCTCAAAGAAGTCGGTCAAGTGGATCATGATTATTTTTTACACGATTATTCCCCTTCAAATGGGGAAAAATATTATTGTGCCCAATTGTTCAAAAAACAAAAACTAAAGGCTTCGATTTATTTTCAGTTTCAGGAAAATGGAGAGATGACTTCCCTTAAGGAGGCGCCCTTTGGTGGTTTTTGGGTGGAAAAGAAAATTTCTTCTGAAAGTTTTCAGTTTTTTGTAGAGCAATTATTGATTGCCATTAGGGGATTAGGGGGGAGGTCCCTGGAGATAACTCAAGCTCCTGACCCTTATCAGCCTCAGAACCCAATGATCCACTACATCCTGAATACTTTGGGTTTCAAGATGAAAAAGATGTTGATGCATCAGGTTTTTGAAAACAGAAAAGAAATCAAGCAATACCTGCAGGAAAAGGCTTCAAAAAATAAGAAAAAGCAGGAAAAGTTCAATTTAGACGTGGAGGTGGGCCCCATAAAAAATTTTAATTTTTTGAAAGACATAAAATGGTGGCGAACCATACGGGACCATGAATATAAAGTAGATGAGGAAAAATTAATACAACAGGTCAGCGCTTATCCTGACCGCTATCATTTGGTAACTGTGGAAGAAGGGGGCGAAGCAGTGGCCCATGTGCTTTGTGTCCAGTTGACTTCCAATAGTTTATATTATTTTTTGCCGGCCATGAACCCTAACAATCAACAAACCTTTACCGGTGAGGTAGCTATTTATTCAGTCATCCAATTGGGAGATAGGTTAGGGGTCGATTTTATAGATTTGGGTTCCTCTGAATGGCAGGGATCCGCCAACCACAGCTTGATACATTTTAAATCAAAAGTGGCTAATAATTCCTCCAACAAATTAACCTGGCAAATTCAACTGTAA
- a CDS encoding sugar 3,4-ketoisomerase has translation MIQNSTNNLKMTKPYVFQVGKTENPQGMLHYLEQQQIPFQIKRTFWISGVPENSVRGVHAHHKDQQVTICLQGKVEVKLEDLAKKQYLFTLESPEQVLFLPHLVWSEFVFYSNAILLVMANENFSEDDYIRDKKVFEKLQDEYRKKL, from the coding sequence ATGATCCAAAATAGTACCAATAACTTAAAAATGACCAAACCTTATGTTTTTCAGGTGGGAAAAACCGAAAATCCTCAGGGAATGCTCCATTACCTGGAACAGCAACAAATTCCTTTTCAGATAAAAAGGACATTTTGGATATCCGGAGTGCCGGAAAATTCGGTCAGGGGCGTTCATGCCCATCACAAAGACCAACAAGTGACAATATGTTTGCAGGGTAAGGTAGAGGTGAAATTGGAGGACCTTGCTAAAAAACAGTACCTTTTTACCCTGGAAAGCCCAGAACAGGTATTGTTTCTTCCTCATTTGGTTTGGTCGGAGTTTGTTTTTTATTCCAATGCCATATTGTTGGTCATGGCCAACGAAAATTTTTCCGAAGATGATTATATCAGAGACAAAAAAGTTTTTGAAAAGTTGCAAGATGAATACCGAAAAAAACTATGA
- a CDS encoding IMPACT family protein produces MEDTFLTLAEDSEGLYKEKGSKFLAFAFPVSDEEEIKEKLDGLRKKFHDARHHCYAYILGKDQDTFRANDDGEPNHSAGDPILGQLRSNNLTNALIVVVRYFGGTKLGVGGLISAYKTAAAEAIAANQIIEDVITKTVRFRFDYLDMNDVMRLIKEKDLKIKKQDFDNTCLMSLSVREALLDEVLERLKDIPSVKLSD; encoded by the coding sequence ATGGAAGATACATTTTTGACATTGGCGGAGGATTCTGAGGGGCTTTACAAGGAAAAGGGGAGCAAATTCCTGGCATTTGCTTTTCCGGTAAGTGATGAAGAGGAAATCAAGGAAAAGCTGGATGGGCTTCGAAAAAAATTCCATGATGCAAGGCACCATTGTTATGCTTATATCCTTGGCAAAGACCAGGATACCTTCAGGGCCAATGATGATGGAGAACCCAATCATTCTGCAGGAGACCCTATTCTTGGCCAGCTTCGCTCCAACAACCTGACCAATGCATTAATTGTGGTTGTCCGTTATTTTGGTGGTACTAAATTGGGCGTAGGTGGCTTGATCAGTGCCTATAAAACGGCAGCTGCGGAAGCCATTGCAGCCAATCAGATTATTGAGGATGTAATTACCAAGACTGTTCGATTTCGTTTTGATTACCTCGATATGAATGATGTCATGCGCCTGATCAAGGAAAAGGACCTTAAAATAAAAAAGCAGGATTTTGACAATACCTGCTTGATGAGTCTTTCTGTGAGGGAAGCATTACTTGATGAGGTGTTAGAAAGATTGAAAGACATTCCCTCTGTCAAACTTTCCGATTAG
- a CDS encoding 3'-5' exonuclease, which yields MIPYKISKSEVNELPIGAFEGEIILIDDPKMIPEAVEYLYAHRLIGFDTETRPSFKKGVKHEVSLLQLSTEEKAFLFRLNLIGFPDEIREILEDPQIVKIGAAVRDDIKDLRRLDSRFKQASFFDLNEELKKVGFHNVGVRNLSAMVLNIRISKSEQVSNWEAEELTAKQQLYAATDAWACLVVFQELYQKGYLDDLLANRKV from the coding sequence ATGATTCCTTATAAGATCAGTAAAAGTGAGGTGAACGAACTGCCTATTGGGGCATTTGAGGGGGAGATAATATTAATAGATGACCCAAAAATGATTCCGGAAGCAGTGGAATATCTATATGCCCACCGCTTGATTGGTTTTGATACCGAAACCAGGCCTTCTTTTAAGAAAGGAGTGAAGCATGAGGTGTCACTTTTGCAATTATCTACTGAAGAAAAAGCTTTTTTGTTCCGGTTAAACCTTATAGGCTTTCCTGATGAAATCCGGGAAATTCTTGAGGATCCCCAAATTGTCAAAATAGGTGCTGCCGTTAGGGATGATATCAAAGATTTGAGAAGATTGGATTCCCGGTTTAAGCAGGCCAGCTTTTTCGATTTGAATGAAGAATTGAAAAAGGTAGGCTTCCATAATGTGGGGGTCAGAAATCTAAGTGCCATGGTGCTAAACATTCGGATTTCTAAGTCCGAACAGGTTTCCAATTGGGAAGCCGAGGAATTGACGGCCAAACAACAATTATATGCCGCTACAGATGCCTGGGCCTGTTTGGTAGTTTTCCAGGAACTGTACCAAAAAGGCTATTTAGATGATTTGTTGGCTAATCGGAAAGTTTGA
- the nhaC gene encoding Na+/H+ antiporter NhaC yields the protein MSNKHRKPQLVEALIPILFLIILLVINIRVFGADGLSGSNQLVLILSATLAGLMSFFRLGISWNDLQSGIVKSIGAAMPSILILLLIGSLAGTWLLSGIVPAMIYYGLQILNPGIFLIAACVVSGIVSVATGSSWTTVATVGVALLGIGKALGFDEGIIAGAIISGAYFGDKMSPLSDTTNLAPAMAETNLFTHIRHMTKTTVPSITLALILFGIVGYNYEAQGSVGQVKEISQVIVEHFEVNGWLFIVPVVVLGMIVKKVPALPALLAGALLGAVFAVVFQPEVIRFIAGEEGRSYLYQAFKASMMSLYGNISIETSNGMVNELLSTGGMAGMLPTIWLIICAMIFGGIMEESGMLLVIAEAVIKKVHSLGSLIASTAATCVFFNLTTSDQYLAILVPGRMYVDIYKKRGLKGENLSRTLEDSATVTSVLVPWNTCGATQASVLGVATLTYAPYCFFNIISPFMTVLYGYLKLGINYYSEEEMKEIQKELAV from the coding sequence ATGAGCAATAAGCATCGAAAACCTCAATTGGTTGAGGCTTTAATTCCTATCCTGTTTCTTATCATTTTGCTGGTGATTAATATCAGGGTTTTTGGTGCTGATGGCCTCTCGGGCTCCAACCAATTGGTATTGATCCTTTCTGCAACCCTGGCAGGGCTGATGTCATTTTTCAGGCTGGGAATTTCCTGGAATGATCTGCAATCGGGAATTGTAAAAAGTATCGGGGCTGCCATGCCTTCTATCTTGATTTTGCTATTGATAGGATCCCTTGCCGGGACCTGGCTGTTGAGCGGCATTGTTCCTGCGATGATATATTATGGACTTCAAATCCTCAATCCGGGAATTTTCCTAATAGCTGCCTGTGTGGTCAGCGGAATAGTTTCTGTAGCCACCGGATCCAGTTGGACCACTGTAGCTACCGTAGGTGTTGCTTTATTGGGAATAGGAAAAGCTTTGGGCTTTGATGAAGGAATAATTGCTGGGGCCATTATTTCCGGTGCTTATTTTGGGGATAAAATGTCGCCTCTATCCGACACCACCAACTTGGCACCGGCCATGGCGGAAACCAATCTATTTACCCATATCCGCCATATGACCAAGACCACAGTTCCCTCCATCACTTTGGCACTGATTCTTTTTGGAATAGTGGGATATAATTATGAAGCCCAGGGATCAGTGGGACAGGTGAAAGAGATTTCCCAGGTAATAGTGGAACATTTTGAGGTCAATGGATGGTTATTTATTGTTCCCGTGGTAGTATTAGGCATGATTGTCAAAAAGGTTCCGGCTTTGCCAGCATTGTTGGCAGGTGCCCTCTTGGGGGCGGTGTTTGCAGTGGTCTTCCAACCAGAGGTCATTCGGTTTATTGCGGGGGAAGAAGGGAGAAGTTACCTTTACCAGGCCTTTAAGGCGAGTATGATGTCCTTGTATGGGAATATCAGCATAGAAACCAGCAATGGAATGGTCAATGAGCTCCTTTCCACCGGAGGAATGGCTGGGATGTTGCCTACCATTTGGTTGATTATCTGCGCCATGATATTTGGAGGAATCATGGAGGAGAGCGGTATGTTGTTGGTTATTGCTGAAGCAGTGATTAAAAAAGTACATTCTTTAGGGTCATTAATTGCCTCTACGGCGGCGACTTGTGTGTTTTTTAACCTAACGACCTCCGACCAGTATTTGGCAATCCTGGTGCCGGGAAGGATGTATGTAGATATTTATAAAAAACGTGGATTAAAAGGGGAAAACCTGAGCAGGACCTTGGAAGATAGTGCCACGGTGACTTCCGTGTTGGTGCCCTGGAATACCTGTGGGGCAACTCAGGCTTCCGTATTGGGAGTTGCGACATTGACTTATGCCCCTTATTGTTTTTTTAATATCATCAGTCCTTTTATGACTGTTTTATATGGATACCTAAAGCTGGGTATCAATTATTATTCTGAAGAAGAAATGAAAGAAATACAAAAAGAGTTAGCGGTATGA
- a CDS encoding CPBP family glutamic-type intramembrane protease encodes MLAVFIRGKRTPSSSKFAVFGSASFFAPVHVFNYEINEIGYPDSFKLLIAIIPQFIGGLILGYIRIKFGILYSFLFHSSWNFFVLLVVVLSI; translated from the coding sequence ATGTTAGCTGTTTTTATCAGGGGTAAAAGAACACCTTCTAGTTCAAAATTCGCTGTTTTCGGATCAGCTTCATTTTTTGCCCCTGTACATGTTTTTAATTATGAAATAAATGAAATTGGTTATCCGGATTCTTTTAAATTATTAATAGCCATTATTCCTCAATTTATAGGAGGTTTAATTTTAGGATACATAAGAATTAAGTTTGGAATATTGTATTCCTTTTTGTTCCATTCATCTTGGAATTTTTTTGTATTATTAGTGGTGGTTTTGTCCATTTAA
- the istA gene encoding IS21 family transposase, whose protein sequence is MAGKPKPMSQIKQMIILRQQGKGIKTIARMLEMSKNTVKSYLFKLDKLLENNKKTGLTTEKLLSMEVPEIEKQFLSGDPSYKDPRYEHFISNLAYYQKELQRKGVTKTLLWEEYRQSYPDGYGRSQFCHHLNQQDLARAKPSMVLEHKPAEKLYIDFAGKPIAYIDRETGEEVRCQLFVACLPYSDYAFAMAVASQTIPDFLYALSRCMEQLGGVPQLLVPDNLKAAVNKADKYEPSINQALEDFANHYGTAVVPARARKPQDKALVENQVKVLYSRVYARLRNMQFFDIHSLNRAIGQKVKAHNQTRMQQKPYCREEKFLADEKGLLGKLPGERFELRHYARLTVAKNNHIYLARDNHYFSVPYTLIGQRVKVIYTRSMLYVFHKGERVAIHSRGFNQGSYSTLKEHLCSQHQHYRDRSPEYYRSKAAQHSKVLSRYISLLFKQGKIPEQLYRTCDGLLALGRKVDKERLEKACNTAMEYKVYSYTFIKNMLENNMTEATAEPSARELPEHGNVRGKTYYDQYQ, encoded by the coding sequence ATGGCAGGTAAACCAAAACCGATGAGTCAGATCAAGCAGATGATTATTTTACGGCAGCAGGGCAAGGGCATCAAAACCATAGCCCGCATGCTGGAGATGAGCAAAAACACAGTCAAGAGCTATCTTTTTAAGCTGGACAAGCTGTTGGAAAACAATAAGAAAACAGGGCTTACGACGGAGAAGCTCCTGTCCATGGAGGTACCTGAGATTGAGAAACAGTTCCTTTCAGGGGACCCTTCTTACAAAGATCCCCGGTACGAACACTTTATCTCCAACCTTGCTTATTATCAAAAAGAGCTCCAGCGCAAAGGGGTGACCAAAACTCTTTTATGGGAAGAGTACAGGCAGTCCTATCCCGATGGATACGGCCGTAGCCAGTTTTGCCACCACCTCAACCAACAGGATCTTGCCCGGGCAAAGCCATCCATGGTACTTGAGCATAAGCCTGCAGAGAAGCTGTATATAGACTTTGCAGGCAAGCCCATCGCCTACATAGACAGGGAAACCGGAGAAGAGGTCCGGTGCCAGCTGTTTGTGGCCTGCCTTCCCTATTCGGATTATGCCTTTGCCATGGCCGTGGCCTCCCAGACCATCCCGGACTTCCTATATGCCCTAAGCCGTTGTATGGAGCAGTTGGGGGGTGTGCCACAGCTGTTGGTCCCCGATAACCTGAAAGCCGCAGTGAACAAAGCCGACAAGTATGAGCCAAGTATCAACCAGGCCCTTGAGGATTTTGCCAACCACTACGGCACGGCTGTAGTGCCTGCCAGGGCGAGGAAGCCGCAGGACAAGGCATTGGTAGAGAACCAGGTAAAGGTCCTTTACTCCCGGGTATATGCCAGGCTCAGGAATATGCAGTTCTTCGATATACACAGTTTAAACAGGGCCATTGGCCAAAAGGTAAAAGCCCATAACCAGACCCGGATGCAGCAAAAGCCCTACTGCAGGGAAGAGAAGTTTCTCGCCGATGAGAAGGGCCTGTTGGGGAAACTCCCCGGGGAACGCTTCGAGCTGAGACACTATGCCCGGCTGACCGTTGCCAAAAACAACCACATCTATCTGGCCCGGGACAACCACTATTTCAGTGTCCCCTATACACTGATAGGCCAAAGGGTAAAGGTGATCTATACACGGAGTATGCTCTATGTGTTCCATAAAGGGGAACGGGTGGCCATACACAGCAGAGGCTTCAATCAAGGGAGTTATTCCACGCTCAAAGAACACCTGTGTTCCCAGCACCAGCATTATAGGGACAGAAGTCCTGAATATTACCGCAGCAAAGCCGCCCAACACTCAAAGGTCTTGTCCAGGTACATCTCCCTGCTGTTTAAACAGGGCAAGATCCCCGAACAGCTTTACAGGACCTGTGACGGGCTGCTCGCCCTGGGCAGGAAGGTGGATAAGGAGCGACTGGAGAAAGCCTGCAATACAGCCATGGAGTACAAAGTATACTCCTATACCTTTATCAAGAACATGCTGGAAAACAATATGACAGAAGCTACAGCGGAGCCGTCTGCCAGGGAACTTCCTGAACACGGGAATGTCAGGGGAAAAACATATTATGACCAATATCAATAA